The nucleotide sequence GTAGGGGAAGAAGGAGTCGTCCTCGGGGACTCCGTGGTCGGCGGTGGAGCCGATCCACGACACCATGACGTAGCGCCGTACGCCGGCACGCTCCGCGGCATCCATGGACCGCTCGGCGGCGTCCCGATCGACGGCGTAGGTGCGCTCCGGGCTCCCGCCCCCGGCACCCGCCGACCAGACCACCGCGTCGTGACCGCGGATGATCTCGGCGAGGGCGTCCACGTCCATGGTCTCGATGTCGGCGACGAGTGCGACGGCGCCGCCCTCCTCGACCTCGGAGACGTGATCGGGATTCCGGATCACCCCCGTCACCTCGTGCCCACGGGCGACGAGGAGCGGAGCGAGCAGCAGAGCGATGCGGCCATGGCCGCCGAAGACGAGGATGCGCGACATGTCTTCACCCTACGCGCCCTCACCGACGTCAGCCCGGGGTCTGCGAGCTGTCGATCACGAAGGCCTGCGGATGCGACGGCAGGTACCGCACGACGACGGGCGCGCCGCTCGGAAGCCACGCATCGCGGTCCGGGTACACCGCGGGCGTGAAGAAGTTGCTCTCCAGCGTGTACTCCGTGCCGTCGGCGGTGGTGAAGGTCACCCAGTCCCCGTCCAGGGTTCCCGTCGTCGGCCGGCCATTGTCGTAGATGTAGGCGCGCGTGACGGGCACCCCCGTCAGGCTCAGGATGCCGATGACGAGCGACCCCAGCATCACGAACGCCAGGATCCGGAAGAACACCCGGGCGATCGTGGCACCGACGTTGCCCCGGGGCCGTGTCTCGGACGGGAGCAGCCCCTCCCGCTCACGGACCGCGCGCAGCGACCCGCCCTTCGCCGAGGCTCCGCCGGCGGAGATCGCGAACAGTCCGAGGATCGAGAACCCCGCGATGAACACCATCGCGTAACCGTGCGAGGCCGGGAAGTTCAGCAGCCACATCAGGGTGTCCATCGGGTTCATCGTCCCGCCTCCTTCTCGATGGTCACGGCGACGGTCTGCGGGTCCTCCCGCCGGTAGAACGCCCAGACGGGCGCCCCCACCTGCAGGCGCGAGACGGCCTGCGGGTACACGAAGACGGTCGTGTCCGCCTCCCACGGCTCGGCGCCCTCCGGAGCCACGAGCACCTTCAGAGCCAGCTCGCTCTGGCCCTCGCGACGTCGACCGGTCGGACGGACCTCGAGCACGGACGCGGGGACCTGCGTCCCCGTCGTGCGGGCCCGGACCTGTGCGGGATCGATGAGGCCGCGGTCGATGCGCCACTGGAGCATCGCCTCACGGACGGCGGGGTCGGTGAGGTCGGCGAGCTCGACGGTGTCGGGGTCGGTCGTGCTGTAGCGGACGGGAACGGGCTGCCCGACCTGCAGCGCTCCGGCATCGGCGGCGTCGAGGAGCATGCGGAGCTGCCCGATGAAGTCGTCGCCGACGCTCGGGCTGACCCGGATGAAGAGGTCGTACTGCGGCACGTCGTTCACGGTCACACCGGTGCGCGACATCTCGACCACCGTGCCGACGCCGATCTGCGCCGGACCGCGCACCTTCTTGCGGCGTCCGAGACCGGACAGCGAGCCGCCGAAGGTGAGGAGCAGCCCCCAGGCGACACCGATCATGATCGGGGCGCCGAAGCTGTCATCGCCGGCGAACGGGAGGATCGACTCTCGCTGGTCCACCCCGAACAGGCCTTCACCGACCCAGATGACGAGCCACACGGACAGCAGCAGCCAGACGACGGTCAGGACGATGCGCAGCATGCCTCCCAGCGTATACATAGGCACGGCTCACGCACGAACCGGTCACGAGGGGACGGCGACTCCCGCCTCGAGCGCCCGGACGACGCCGGCCGCCGCGGCACGCCCCGCCCTGTTCGCGCCGATCGTGCTCGCGGAGGGGCCGTACCCGACCAGCTGCACGCGGGGATCGGCCACCGCCGTGGTGCCGCGGCCCCCGCGGTCGAGCTGGATGCCACCGGCGGCGCTGCGAAGGTGGAGCGGCGCGAGGTGGCCGATCGCCGGACGGAACCCCGTCGCCCAGAGGATCGCATCCACGCGCTCGAAGGTCCCGTCGGCCCAGCGCACCCCGTCGGGTTCGATGCGCTGGAACAGCGGACGTCGGTCGGCGTAGGCGCCGAGACGCTCGGCCTCCCGCTCCTGGGGCCGCAGCATGAGGCCCGTCACGCTGACCACGCTCTCCGGTGGCAGGCCGGCCGCGACGCGCTTCTCGACGAGGGCCACCGCGGCCGCGCCGACTTCGGGGGTGAAGTCGTCGTCGCGCCACACCGGCGGGCGTCGGGTGACCCACAGCGTCTGGGTGAGGGGGGCCAGCGCCCCGAGGAACTGCACCGCGGAGGCCCCGCCACCGACGACCAGCACCCGCATGCCCCGGAAGTGCTCCGGCCCCGGGTAGTCGACGGTGTGGAACTGCTCACCCAGGAAGGTCTCCATTCCGGGGTAGTGCGGGATGAACGGCTGGGACCACGTCCCCGTCGCGTTGACGAGGGTGCGGGCGCGCCATTCACCTTCCTCGGCCTCGATGACCAGGGTCCCGGCGTCATCGCGGACCCGGCGCACGGTCACCGGCCGCAGGACGGGGAGGTCGTGCGCCCGCTCGTACGCCGCGAAGTACTCCGGCACCGCCACATTCGCACGACGGCCGTCCCGCGGGGGTGGCGTGTCCCCCGGAAGCTCCGCGACACCGTGCACGTCACGCATCGTCAGCGCGTCCCACCGGTGCTGCCAGGCTCCGCCGGCGCGCTCGTCGGCGTCGAGCACGACATGCTCGACCCCGCGACGCCGCAGGTGGAAGGACGCGGACAGGCCGGCTTGGCCGGCACCGATCACGAGACTGTCGAGGATGCTCACGATGAATCGAACACTCCCCCGCGCGCGGATGTTCCGCGGGTGCCGACGCGCCCGGGAAGCCCGCCCCGATTGGTGTGGATGCCGATTCGTGTAGTAGTGTTTTCACGTTGCCCGGGGTTCCCCGGAGCAGCTCTGGGCCTGTGGCGCAGCTGGTAGCGCACCTGCATGGCATGCAGGGGGTCAGGGGTTCGAGTCCCCTCAGGTCCACGAAGAACCCTCGGTTATCCGGGGGTTTTTGCGTTCTGAGGAGCACCGTTTCGAGGTCACTCACGACTTACTCGCCAACGCGGAACGCCTCCGCCTCCCCCGACGTCACCGCCCCGCTTCGGAGATCAGCGTGCGGAGTGTCATGAGGACCCGCTTTCGGACTTCGGCTCCGGCAGGAGCAAGGTCGAGAGTATCGGCCAGCCAGAGCCCGTCGACGGCGAACCGCACCGTCGAGGCCAGATGAACGGGAAGGCCGTCATCAGCAAGACGGTCCTGCCAGCGCCGATAGCGCTCGCGGAGCGTGACGAGGGCGCGAGGACTGACGACGGCGGCGGCCAGCAGGGCGATCACCGCCTGTTCCGCAGGACCCTCAGCGCGCTCGGCGGAGCGCAGATACGCGAGCGTCGCCGCGCCGGGCTCGTCACCGGCAGTCGCGATCAGTTCATCGAAGGAAGCGACGTATCGGGCAATCAGTCCCTCGATGAGGAGTTCTTTCGACGCGAAATGGTAGAAGAGTCCCCCCTTGCTGACGCCGGCCTCCTGTGCGACGGCCGCGATGGTGACCGCGTCTCCGCCGTCGCGTACCAGGATCCTTCCGGTCGCATCGAGGATGCGCTCACGTGATGCCTGCGCGCGGTCGCTCACCTGCTCCGCCCCCTTTCGCCTCCGTCTACTGTACCGGCGCTCCTGATTACAAACCGGACGTCCGGTACAGTAGTATGGCTGCCATGTCATGGTGGTTCTTGATCGGCGCGATCGCTGCCGCAGTATTCGTGACCAGTTCCCGGACGGTGCGGCCACCCGCAGAGGTGCGGGCATGAGCTGGCGCAAGGCACTGCTCGTCATCACCGACCTCGGGCTTACCGCGTACTGGGCCCTCACCGCGATCGGCCTTATCTCCGTAGGCGACGACGCGTGGCTCAAGGCCTGGAACTGGTCATTCTTCCCGCTCGACGCGCTCGCAATCCTGGCGGGGCTCGCCTGGTCGCTGCTCCCCAAGGGCCACCGATGGGCCGTGCCCGTGTACGCGACGGCACTCACGCTCACCCACGCCGCAGGGATCATGGCGATCAGCTTCTTCTTCCTCTGGGGCACCTGGGACGCGTCCTGGTGGATCATCAATCTCTGGCTCATGCTCATGCCCATCGGCCTCGCGCTCACATCCCTGAAACCGATACGGATGCTCCAACAGACATCCCGGAAGTGCGTGTCCTAGCCGTCCCGTGCGCCACCCGTCAACCGCCTCCCCCGCACGCGCACCCGGGCGTAGACAGAAGGCATCCGACGAAAGGAGACGACATGACCAACCCGACTCCCCCGATCCCACCCATCCCGCCGATCACGGACGACGACGCCGAGGACGTCCCCACGCGGGAGGTCGACGGTGAGCGCGTGCTCGACGAGGACGTCGACGACGCCCAGGTCGACAGCGCCGACGCCGATCGCGCCGCCGCGGGCGGAGACGCCTGACCCGGAGAACGACGAAGGGCACCGCCTCGGTGAGGCGGTGCCCTTCGCTACGACCCTGCGGCTCAGGTGGCCAGCAGAGGCGGACGGTGCGGGATCGCGATCGGGCGGGTGGCCCGGCTCGCGCCCTGCATCCGCTCGACTTCCTCCAGCACCTCGAACGCGGTGCCGTAGCGGATCGCCAGCGGCAGATCGCGCAACCACGTCACCTCCACCTCGGTGTCGGCGAGTTCGTACACGCAGGCGACCACGTGGCGCGGGTCGTTCTGGGGATAGCGCTGGTCGTTGATCACCCACTCCGACGGCGTGATGCGATGAAGCACGAAACGGGGATCAGGAACTTCTGACATCGGTCGGCCCTCCAGGACTCTCTGGAGAGGAGCATCACCCCGTCCTCCGGGGAACGGTAGGCCCTTGACACCCCGGAGAGGAGATGCAGGAGAATGGTGTGATCGGCTCGTTCAGCCCTGCGGTCGGACCGTCAGGTCCGTCAGATGCGCGTCTCGCGGCAGGTCGAGGGCCGTGAGGATGGTCGTCGCGATCGCCTCGGGCGTGATGAACCGAGTGGGATCGTACTCCTGCCCCTCCTGCTGGTGCACGCGCTCCTGCATGGGCGTCGCCGTGCGACCGGGATAGACGGAGGTGACCCGCACGCCGTACTCGGCCTCTTCGAGCCGCAGTGCGTCGGCCAGAGCCTTCAGGCCGTGCTTGGAGGCCGCGTAGGCCGACCATCCCGGGTTCGCACGCAGGCCCGCCCCCGAGTTCACGAAGACGACATGCCCCCGAGACACCCGGAGAACGGGGAGCAGCAGACGAGTGAGCTCCGCCGGAGCCACGAGGTTGACCGCGAGCTGTCGATCCCAGAGGGCGGGAGTGAGGTCACCGACGGTGCCCAGGTCGACCACGCCGGCCGCATGCACGAGCGAGTCGATGCGGTCGGGAAGACTCTGCTTCGACAGCGCCCAGGAGAGCCGCCCCGGCTGGGCGAGGTCGCCGACGACCGGGGAGACGCCGGGGAGCTCTTCGGCGATCTGCCGGGCGCGCCCGGCA is from Microbacterium sp. BLY and encodes:
- a CDS encoding SDR family oxidoreductase, which encodes MSRILVFGGHGRIALLLAPLLVARGHEVTGVIRNPDHVSEVEEGGAVALVADIETMDVDALAEIIRGHDAVVWSAGAGGGSPERTYAVDRDAAERSMDAAERAGVRRYVMVSWIGSTADHGVPEDDSFFPYADAKWAADEHLRASDLDGTILGPGALTFDDPTGRIRIDPEGRGEVSRADVAAVIVAALEDPGTIGRTIRFGNGDEETSVPIAEALAR
- a CDS encoding DUF3592 domain-containing protein gives rise to the protein MNPMDTLMWLLNFPASHGYAMVFIAGFSILGLFAISAGGASAKGGSLRAVREREGLLPSETRPRGNVGATIARVFFRILAFVMLGSLVIGILSLTGVPVTRAYIYDNGRPTTGTLDGDWVTFTTADGTEYTLESNFFTPAVYPDRDAWLPSGAPVVVRYLPSHPQAFVIDSSQTPG
- a CDS encoding NAD(P)/FAD-dependent oxidoreductase, whose protein sequence is MSILDSLVIGAGQAGLSASFHLRRRGVEHVVLDADERAGGAWQHRWDALTMRDVHGVAELPGDTPPPRDGRRANVAVPEYFAAYERAHDLPVLRPVTVRRVRDDAGTLVIEAEEGEWRARTLVNATGTWSQPFIPHYPGMETFLGEQFHTVDYPGPEHFRGMRVLVVGGGASAVQFLGALAPLTQTLWVTRRPPVWRDDDFTPEVGAAAVALVEKRVAAGLPPESVVSVTGLMLRPQEREAERLGAYADRRPLFQRIEPDGVRWADGTFERVDAILWATGFRPAIGHLAPLHLRSAAGGIQLDRGGRGTTAVADPRVQLVGYGPSASTIGANRAGRAAAAGVVRALEAGVAVPS
- a CDS encoding TetR/AcrR family transcriptional regulator; translation: MSDRAQASRERILDATGRILVRDGGDAVTIAAVAQEAGVSKGGLFYHFASKELLIEGLIARYVASFDELIATAGDEPGAATLAYLRSAERAEGPAEQAVIALLAAAVVSPRALVTLRERYRRWQDRLADDGLPVHLASTVRFAVDGLWLADTLDLAPAGAEVRKRVLMTLRTLISEAGR
- a CDS encoding DUF5360 family protein produces the protein MSWRKALLVITDLGLTAYWALTAIGLISVGDDAWLKAWNWSFFPLDALAILAGLAWSLLPKGHRWAVPVYATALTLTHAAGIMAISFFFLWGTWDASWWIINLWLMLMPIGLALTSLKPIRMLQQTSRKCVS
- a CDS encoding SDR family oxidoreductase; amino-acid sequence: MTTHLLTGAGSGIGAALARRLLDRGDEVVVLARDAGRARQIAEELPGVSPVVGDLAQPGRLSWALSKQSLPDRIDSLVHAAGVVDLGTVGDLTPALWDRQLAVNLVAPAELTRLLLPVLRVSRGHVVFVNSGAGLRANPGWSAYAASKHGLKALADALRLEEAEYGVRVTSVYPGRTATPMQERVHQQEGQEYDPTRFITPEAIATTILTALDLPRDAHLTDLTVRPQG